The Fusarium keratoplasticum isolate Fu6.1 chromosome 8, whole genome shotgun sequence genome includes a region encoding these proteins:
- a CDS encoding HTH CENPB-type domain-containing protein, which yields MPEYTEIDIQNALQEVREGVPVRTAAGRHGIPVSTLRGRISGAQSHDSSHEHFQKLSAEQEKHLAAWIIAQDDLGFAPSHAQVINFAGRIARLNGNEEPIGVY from the coding sequence ATGCCAGAATATACCGAAATCGACATCCAAAATGCGCTCCAGGAAGTCCGCGAAGGCGTGCCCGTGCGGACTGCTGCCGGGCGACATGGCATACCAGTCTCAACCCTCCGTGGCCGCATTTCCGGCGCTCAAAGTCACGATTCGAGTCATGAACACTTCCAGAAGCTCTCAGCAGAGCAGGAAAAGCACCTCGCTGCTTGGATCATAGCCCAAGACGACCTAGGCTTCGCACCGAGTCACGCCCAGGTTATCAACTTTGCAGGGCGTATCGCCCGACTCAACGGCAATGAGGAACCTATTGGGGTTTACTAG
- a CDS encoding Cell division control protein 42-like protein, producing MTVVATIKCVVVGDGAVGKTCLLISYTTNKFPSEYVPTVFDNYAVTVMIGDEPYTLGLFDTAGQEDYDRLRPLSYPQTDVFLVCFSVTSPASFENVREKWFPEVRHHCPGVPCLIVGTQVDLRDDPSVRDKLSKQKMAPVRREDGERMAKDLGAVKYVECSALTQYKLKDVFDEAIVAALEPPVPKKAGSRGHKCLVL from the exons ATGACGGTTGTCGCAACGATCAA GtgcgtcgtcgtcggcgatggTGCTGTTGGAAAGACTTGCCTTCTCATCAGCTACACAACAAACAAGTTCCCCTCCGAATATGTTCCGACCGTCTTTGACAACTACGCCGTCACGGTAAT GATTGGTGATGAGCCATACACTCTGGGCCTGTTCGATACTGCCGGTCAAGAAGATTACGACCGACTCCGACCTCTCTCATATCCCCAGACGGATGTTTTCCTTGTCTGCTTCAGCGTCACCTCGCCTGCCTCGTTCGAAAACGTCCGCGAGAAGTGGTTCCCCGAGGTCCGCCACCACTGCCCTGGTGTCCCCTGCCTGATTGTCGGTACCCAGGTGGATTTGAGAGATGACCCCAGCGTCCGGGACAAGCTGTCGAAGCAGAAGATGGCCCCGGTGCGACGGGAGGACGGCGAGCGAATGGCCAAGGATCTGGGTGCGGTCAAGTACGTCGAATGCAGCGCTCTGACTCAGTACAAGCTTAAGGACGTCTTTGATGAG GCCATTGTGGCGGCCCTTGAACCCCCCGTccccaagaaggctggctCCAGGGGGCACAAGTGCCTTGTCCTATAA